GAAGCTCAAACCGGTTCATGTTctttacacacaaacaaacaatataagCAGCAACAAGGAAgaagttaaataaatgtgtataatgtTGAAAAAGCTCATTGGATCATTTGTATAACCCCAGACCTGACTTTAACACCCATTACACACAGATCACAGTAAAATCAGGGATGACAGTAAAATTCTTATTAAATAAAACCTCAgctgttaaaaaatatacatcTCTTCTATTTCTAAAGggttttcattcttttttgtgtgtgttttattttagagtAATTCAAGGGTCAGGGTGTGGTCTGTAATTAAATCTAAcagtacccttcactttgaccagtGACCGAATGCAGCTTTTTGGTTTTAAGATGATGAAAGCATAACACATACGTGGTATACAACTGTATTGTATGCTTCTCTAGCTCAACTGTAATCATTGGTATCGCACAAGAAATTATAAATCACATCTACAAAATCAACAAATCCCTGTGACAGCctatcccttgtacaacacatcactgtgacaggctctcccttgtacaacacatcactgtgacaggctctcccttgtacaacacatcactgtgacaggctctcccttgtacaacacatcactgtgacaggctatcccttgtacaacacatccctgtgacaggctctcccttatacaacacatccctgtgacaggctatcccttgtacaacacatccctgtgacaggctctcccttgtacaacacatcactgtgacaggctctcccttgtacaacacatcactgtgacaggctctcccttatacaacacatcactgtgacaggctctcccttgtacaacacatccctgtgacaggctatcccttgtacaacacatttTGTGGAGATTCTTCATTAGCTGTGCTTTGTGGTCCTGTCTCACTAACTGCATgaaatgacatctcttatacaagaTAGGCCCGACACACACTGTATTAACTTATACATGAACCCTACTGTTTCATTACGATTATCACCATCACGTCTCACACACTGTTTTCTGACTCCTCCTCACCAGAAGTGCCAGAAATCAACACATGGGTCATGTTACAGgaacataaaataacattaaaatgacagAATGCAGCCTTTCTCGATACAGGGTTTAGATTCTGTGGTTTCAACACGATcattgttgtgctttgttttttattcacaaaatctAGTTTCCTGTTAGTTTTATACTGTTCATACGATTTTAATCTGAAAATGGGCCTTTGCTTTTGCTCTGGCTTCACAATATGCCCTGTTGTTCCTCTACAGGGAACAGGTTTCAAATCAATCAGCTCTAAGAAATTGTTACATTTTAAGGTCCTTTCTACACATTTccttaataaaacaacattgtaaCTTACCTTTTAAAAGGTGTGAGTCCCACACAGCTTCTGAGTGTCAGGGTCTTGTTTTCAATGCTGGGTGTCTCTCTGCTGTGACTGTAGAAACTGAAAGCACAATCCATACAGGTGAACTAATGGCAAGTAATCCTGAAAGACCTGAATGTTAACCTTCTCTGTTTCAACTCCAAAGCTAGGGGCAAGGTGGCACTGACAGCAGGCTCAGTCACACGCCTCTCAATCCTCTCACTAAACAGGTCACAGATAGACTGACAGATACATTGCCTGTAATTCAAATGGCTTTGATCACTAAGAGTCAGTGCTTGAGCCACTATGCAGTGTCATAGCTGAGAAAACGGTACACAGTACAGAGGTGAAGATTGTGGCACATGATTTTCAGTGCTTGGGAGACAACACCCCCCTGCTTAGACTGCACTTGCAGATCTCTTGatcccctcctactatgcactggacttaaCTGACCtacgcaccacgttactggatcctcagctgatgcagtGAGATTATTTTcctgatgtttcaattaaaaacaaatctttactgattttatccctattttaatatatgtaaaataaactcaaaaAAATCCCTGGAAAAATGTGTTAAGATAAAAATGGAAAATGTGGAACACTAAGTATAACTGAACACAGTTCTGGGTTCCTAACACGTCTTTGGTGGATAAAAGGAGGGGTTTAAACAGGAcggtgcctgtatgtttatttgttccacATGTCTCTTTTCCAATGGAACACGGCttcttttaataaacaatataaaactaaaataaatcctCTGGTTTTGGAGCGCTATCAAAACAGAATAGTTTGATCATTACGAGGgccttaatctctggtaaaggactttggatgttatctttcaaactgtttaatcactgctccaaatcaatccgccagaagatatgtaaatacagtgttcATGTGATTTACCTTCTTTATgcttgaaagaaaatctctgttcttgtaCACGCCCTCCAAATGTTATCAGCAATGTCAGCAATGTACATTACATCAGCTTTCTGGCTGTCctagtctgcccctcaaacagtttCAAATAGAATTTAGATTTATATGCCAGTTAGTATACAAGTCCCTGTggtaaagtggttaacagtgtgcaggtgatcaataaacaagAATGGTGcaatcgtgttttattttatatcccagtgtctgatgacacaaaacacacagtaaataataacaatgaaaagcaatgcagcggcgtgtattgctttactgtaatccgcgggtttgtcccaaaataataaacagtcccgttctttaaacacccacatgaaacacaaacacaagtccacagtgagtgctcaagtgctcgtggtgcaattacagttctctgtgaaataaagaagtgttgtccgggtttagtgctggcctttggcgacagctccggatcgtgttagccatctaaataataAGCAAGTAcaatttagacacgacaaacaaaacactcacggttcacaATACAGTTCTCCTTCCAGTTAgctttaaccattacaaaggaacagatcacatcgctccgtccccttttgtaccatctatCATGACCCCTTGTTTAACGAGTGCAacagttaggaggctgtgtggtccagtggttaaagaaaagggcttgtaaccaggaggcccccgcttcaaatcccacctcagccactgactcattgtgtgaccctgagcaagtcacttaacctccttgtgctccgtctttcaggtgagccgtagttgtaagtgactctgcagctgatgcatagctcacacaccctagactctgtaagtcgccttggttaaaggcgtctgctaaataaacaaataataataataataacagctcctccaatccacggctgccacattgtttcccttccgggtttatttagtgtaccggagctccgccccctttaGATGACCAAcatccgcctaaccctgggaatgaattgtctggccatccagtccagggtactctgtttgCTTTACACAGGGCCCTCACAAGGAGGGAGGGAGATGCATCACCAAGAATCactttgtctctgtcacagtccctTTCTAAAACGCGtcacattttgtaatttaaataagtatgagctaccaaaacgtatttttgtttcatagtgttattaatgtagttatttatttatttggttaaactttaaTCAATCCTTTCATTTTAAGTTCTTAAAGTTAGCACAGCGTGTCTAAGTGTgaattaagcccctttcacactggcactcctacctgggtcctggctacccgggtcacaatcccacaggttaacccgggtcccagcgacccacctcaggatgtgggctAACACGCTTTGACCAGGGTtgagcaagaaaaaaaaatgcattatggCTGTTCGTGAGCtgatgcaataacaaacagccatgcctgcgtgaaggtttcacttccgcaaggaacatttctgtttagccatatttttgttgatggAGACACAGCATAAGcgagattgcagcagggatgtagaaacatttgctctaatcatcATTTgagctgacggttcaatccagagaagcctGCATGGATGCGTCCGTAATGGTAAGCGCATTGTGCAcatgcgtctgtcacccagggcaaccctgctttatcaaacacagtgtgaaatcacgtagccgacccgcatggcaccgggtcctgacccgggtagagcatgccagcgtgaaaggggctttactGACTAATATTATTTGATTACACTaacagatgaactgataatgtatggatgttattttgtgaaaacaataaaatattaatattaaaaaagaaacactacaacattttataaataagttatacaccaaactgtaccacatttgtttagtctttcattttaattatgtatgaattactgactaATATTTATGATTTGATTATACTAGCAGGTTAACTGATAACGTATGGgtattattttgtgaaaacaatgaaatattaatttaaaaaaaagaaacactacaaCATGTGGCGTCCACGACCTATTCTCTATTTAACTGTACAGGTCGCGATGCAGACTACTCCATCTATAGTTTAACGAGAAATAGAACCTCACATAACCTTATTAATCTAGCAGCAATATTTGGGTACCCCACACAGAGCccctctcaaataaatgaaaagacaaaagaatggaaattggttgtgccaacaaaatctttattatcaacaacaacactaaaacccacaattgctgcagtgcaattacacacaatcctaaccatatatcttgcacaatagaataattgcttatttattgtccccagcgacacctagaggagagatagagaaacgtccatccaattaataaatatttggctgctccacccaccaaagcccagaagggcagtcaaccaccacctgtgataaaataaacaaaaagaaaccacacgtgaattattaaagtaaatatattaaaagtgtaactataaacaaaatcaccacaccaaacataatagtgcacaattcaaaaagaaaacacaacccagcaccTTACTTGACTAAACGTTCAATGCTCTGTAGAGCAGAGCAGCTACAATAGCGACGCTCTCCCTCGCAGCTCCTATAGACACACACTAAAAGCTAGCTAAACGCTGCACGATACTATTAAAACTGTGAAGACAAATAAAAACGTGCctacacaaactaaaacaaacaagggaCAATAATAAGCAAAAACAATGTGCAAGATAAACACAGGGAAAGACAACTAGCAGAAACAGTGGCTGGCGGCGTTCCACTTcctacaacaacaaaagaaacctTGTTACGCCGCACCACCACAACAAATCTAACGCAGCAGCTACATTGAAAACACAGTTTCCATTACCTCGGGAGAGTCCGGAATACTGACGTCCAAAAGTATATCCGCCGACTCGCCCTACAATATACCAATAACAATACCATAAAACCAGGACACCAAAAGAGTACTGCACATAAAAATTAAGAGGGAGCAAAACAATAGTGCAACCGGCTTACCTCGTCACAGGGGGAACCACGGGAACACCAAAACACAGCTGCACATCGACTACCTGGTTCTCTTGCACCCTTATGGTGCCGATATTTATACTGCCAACAATTAACACTTCCTGGTTCCCGCGGTCCCACCTGTTacacatatatttaggaaaatccaaaaaacgttttctttttttttctttatcagggtTTTGTGTGCCTGCAAACAACCAGATCAGAAAACACGTGTTTGTAAAAACTGTGAAGAGCTGgtctgaagctcagagctactgtagagagaagcacacagacctggccactgtgcgcagccaggaaGAAGCAAAGCAGCTCTTAAATATTACAGGAGCTTCTCTCGGGGAttcctggatcgggctgtatcgtgatgacacacagaactggcagtggtctaacagcgatgatgtcatctactccaactggagggcagacgtcttctgtgcttcagtcaattcagacgGAAAGTGGACTGATTTACCCTGCCACCTTCAGAAAGCCTTCATGTGCTACAAAGGTAAAGACGTAATTGTTGCTATATTGCaattgattattcatttatttctgttcttataattattaagcatccttgtgaggggagcttgtatgagtttgcaaatccacCCACTCCTACAGCTGATAATATCTCAAACTATTTCAGCTTGCAAATATTTTCAGTCAAAACCCTGAATCCAAGTTGCCCTTGAAAGGATACAAAAACATACGGTTATTAGATGTATTTGGTGTGTTTCAGAGGCAGTTAAAAAATACCTAAATTTCATTAGTGATAGATGGATGGATCTATAACACTGTTCCCCCCCCCCTCTGGTGAGGTGTAGGTCTGTCAGGTTTAccttcccctctgggctggggtttgctgtgtgaaGGTTGAAATCTTCTCTGGGAGTTCTGTGGCAGTTCATTTCTTTCAGATCCAGGAAAGTCAGGCTCTGCTTCATCTCCTAGTACCTGAGTGCTGCTGGTATTGGGCCAGGTATCTGTATATTTCACCATACTCTCCGCAGCTTCCGGATGGTGGGCATTGAGTTGTCTGCATTTATTTCTGTGCTCACGGCACCTCTGACCTCTGCAGACAGGTTACGTATGAACAGCAGCTTGAAGCTGTGCTTCACCTGCATAGTAAAGGAGTTTTAGTTCCTTGTAGAAGTCTCTCGGGTCCTtatccttcttacattgtctgagacagactgtgtgttagctgtctaatatcAACGTGAACAATGAAGCAGGCAACACATTCAAACAACTGCACAGCCAATATTCCATTAAACGATTTTACGACAAACAAGGCATTTAGACAACAATTTATCAATGAACTAACAATAATAACATTCGAGTCAAAGCAACTTCTAGAGAATTCTAGAGATCCTCTTCTAATCGCTTAGCTTAAAAACTCCAAGCTATAGGGAACATCCtccactccacacggagtgcctttaccgaatGCACCACTCGGAAGCCCCTATTGGTTTacccttttaaacccatttagaCCCTCTATGATTGATTCTCATATTATTGAATCTCATTGAACACTGAAACAGGACTAAATTAgccaactaaaaatatatatttttggcgtAACAAGTTTCTGAGAATTTTTccccttatttttaaataacacatagATGTACTTGACTGTAGACAAGACGCAGTTTGTGATAAATTGTAGAATTGATGaaaacacacagtttgttttgggTTTAGAGCCAGCTCCCCTCCAcagctcccagcctctcagctgctgtttgtttgtgtttacagagaccagcaacatcactgagagatacaccctgattgaacaactgaaaacctggactgaagctcagcagtactgtagagaacaccacaccgacctcgtcagtataaagaacgccagtgaaaatgaagaaatagtgaagaaagcgcagggcaagcccctctggataggcctgttcaatgagccctggaagtggtcacaccagggggataactacacatttcacagcTGGAGCAACGTGGAACCAAACAATTGGGAAGGGGATGAGAACTGTGTGGCGATGAGTAAGACTGATGGATGGAATGACTATGGCTGCAAAAATCAGAAttccttcttctgctgtgagggtgaggaccctgttcagactgtgttttCATTTAATTCAGTGATCTTCAGtaggtcctggtggtgacaaatctacCAGTTTCCACTTTTAGAATCAATCACAGGCCCCCTGCTCAGGCTGATAGGATGGTCAATATCCTTCCAGAGGTTGAAAGAGGAaagcatgattagatctcttcAGTAGGTCCTGGCGGTGACAAATCtagcagtttccactttgagaatcaatcacagagGGTCTAAATGGGTTTAAAGAGTAAACAAAACCCCAGTTATATTTCCTTAGGCTTTAAGgtattgtactgtgctgtgcaatatcctataataacaagacatgtacctttacacattctaaaataacattaacattgatTGACAGTGAACTGAGTTTTTCTCACAACGATTTCTTTGTCTACCTGGTGTTTCCATGACCTTCGTCACTCATGCCAGAATGATACTCGTGTTACAGtacaaaccacaagcatgttAGTATATTTATTATCACCATACACTTCTACTAGTATCTTACATTCTTACAAGACCAGTAATCTGTGactgttggttccatttccagtggaaatcttttctgtgaagaacacgttttcactcatctttattgtgctgtcccctctccccaggcggctcctctggtcagtgtttctatgaaggaactgggaagacatggcaggaagctcagagctactgcagaaaccaaggcAGAGACCTGCCCACCATTCAAGACCAGGCCAGGGTTAATAAGCTTATAGCTCTTATACCTTCAACTAGTAACTGGTATtactggatcgggctgtatcgtgacaaagagaactggcagtggtccagtggaggtgatgtcatctactccaactgggaaccatacctcttctgtgcttcagtcaatgcggagggagagtgggaggattcaCTCTGCAGTCAGAGTAACTATTTCATGTGTTACAGCGGTGAGTTGTgattcaattcctttgttaatgaAACAGCTGACTGGACTGGGGGATGAAGCCAGGTCCCCTGGATACTGCACAGGGGCCGTAATCTTAAAACgttcaaaagaagaaacatcttcttaaatacagtgtttctaaGTTTGTTATTAAGAAAAATGTTAAGAAGGTGTGTTATTCATAACACATTTtcttatgattttttttcccttcatAAGAAACTTAAGAAAATGTGAATTCTTCAaagttcttattgttttgtttagattgtttATATTCCAGACAGCAAAATCCTCGTCTTAAATATGTGACCCTTATTAGATGTGTAGAAGAAATATGTTTAGCagttaaataactatttgtattagaataaaaggtgataaagagggttgtagttttgctgtattgtgtgtagtgggctgaacctcacatgactgattcatttgttatgcaaatgaggTCTGACAggtattctgcaatatataaaagctgcatctccctgttacaagTTATTTTCAGTCACCATGAGCAAAGGATCTGACAGACTGATAGCACAACATGTGCTCGATTGGCAGGTGCTTCTCTAACCAACACTAGGCTGCATAAATGCAATGTTTCATGAGGTACGGCCTCCACAGTGATGAGCCAGTCTTGTTGCTCGTGACAAATGTAACTTGTATTTCTCTTTAAACAGTGTTGTTGTGATCATGcactggtggtagagtttgtttttagagattgaggttagcagttttatcatcccGCTTATCATACACGGGCAATCTTATGACACACTGATCTCACACCACCACCGTGTACAATAAGACTGTATAATAATGACGATTATAGGAAATTATTATTcaccatgaataataataataaataccacagCCACCTGAACTAAACAGTTATTGCACTGCCTCAACCAATCAGGTTCCTGGTAGAATGCTCATTATCATGCAGTCGACGCCCtcagagctttagaatgttgaaactgtcattggaacaggctcacttcaaaatagaaaaataccAGCCAGTACAGGAAATACATGAAAGCACATGGGGGGGATGTGTTCATAATGATACTGTTTGCTTCATATTGATTGTGCACCGACTGTGAGGAAAATgaatgatcaatttgaaaaagaacagtgattattcctaaatcattaaatagactcccccatcccccactttgctattaaatacttttcagacataaactaaagagactcccatgcactgctagagatgttgcttttcatgaccttgatagctgagccggatgtgactcgggttcaatcactatacaacaggagagccagcgcacctccacagatcacattgattttgatctgtttgtgttcacagagaccagcaacatcactgagagatacaccctgattaaagaactgaaaacctggactgaagctcagcagtactgtagagaacaccacaccgacctcgtcagtataaagaacgccagtgaaaatgaagaaatagtgaagaaagcgcagggcaagaccttctggataggcctgttcaatgagccctggaagtggtcacaccagggggatagctACACATTTCACAGCTGGAGCAAAGGGGAACCAAACAATGGGAGAGGGGATGAGAACTGTGTGATGATGAGTAAGACTGGTGAATGGACTGACACCGGCTGCAACTCTCAGAagtccttcttctgctgtgagggtgaggaccctgttcagactgtgttctcatttagttcagtgtaaaccttcaggttcaaagagggaagcatgattagatctcttcattaggtcctggtggtgacaaatctagcagtttccactttgagaatcaatcacaggctccctgctcaggctcaatatccttccagaggtaatggggtgatgtggattgcagctatcagtaccccttgttctgctgtgattgaaggctccctgttcagtctgtgctcttgttcagctcagtgtttgttccccagtctgtgagcagggactcagaggctcagtccatctgatcctacagtagctgtctgacctccagagcaggacagggtgtagcctagagatctgaagaaccagaaaccagcccggtcattaagagtgtgacagggagcagctacccctcattgttatacccaggagagacgtgtgctgtgatatacattcttactgctatttattatatttatttgaaaacaataaaccatgtcattgtcagcattgccctggtggagacagcagcatagacacagtttcattgaaatgcatttgaacaatacacttgaaacaggaatcactaaatcttgttgttgtgtgttttctttacagattcaaaccccacaagccccccttccactccggtctctcaaggtatgcagtgtaatcacttcagtggattcagaaccactgcaggaatctggctttgctatcaactttcttttttctctttttttctaattacagaagcagaatcctcgagccccccttccactccggtctctcaaggtaagtacAGATTtgatttatttcccttttaaaagatgaccatttcagaaatatcatcatatcaagcgtttagaaattggtaaaaatgtaatcacaaTATTAGAGTTGAAAATACACATGGAAGTGTACAGTGTAGTGAATGAAGACGTCATACCATgtgcatttgtttgcaagttgagtttaggtgacttcactcacgtgtctctgctgctgaaactcaacatgacagctgcaccaacgaagaaaaaaaagcaatgtttcagtaaaagacagagctaaaacaaaatctgattatctCTATGAAGACGGTGGGACACTATTGTTCAAGTTTTGCTACCATTGATCATgtatgagtcaataccattaaaagatcatattgccagtcataaacacgtagagagaacaagaaagcaaataagatggcaacaatggcaaagcatgcattcactatactgaaaactgagatctaagacactgcattcactatactgaaaactgaggtctaagacactgcattcactatgctgaaaactgagatctaagacactgcattcactatgctgaaaactgagttctaagacactgcattcactatgctgaaaactgaggtctaagacactgcattcactatactgaaaactgaggtctaagacactgtgttctctatgctgaaaactgagatctatgacactgcattcactatgctgaaaactgaggtcttagacactgctttcactatgctgaaaactgagatctaagacactgcattcactatgctgaaaactgaagtctaagacactgtgttctctatgctgaaaactgaggtctaaggcactgcgttctctatgctgaaaactgaggtctaagacactgtgttctctatgctgaaaactgagatctaagacactgtgttctctatgctgaaaactgaggtctaagacactgtgttctctatgctgaaaactgagatctatgacactgcattcactatgctgaaaactgaggtcttagacactgctttcactatgctgaaaactgagatctaagacactgcattcactatgctgaaaactgaagtctaagacactgtgttctctatgctgaaaa
The sequence above is a segment of the Acipenser ruthenus chromosome 51, fAciRut3.2 maternal haplotype, whole genome shotgun sequence genome. Coding sequences within it:
- the LOC131722728 gene encoding macrophage mannose receptor 1-like, translating into MAVRFCVPANNQIRKHVFVKTVKSWSEAQSYCREKHTDLATVRSQEEAKQLLNITGASLGDSWIGLYRDDTQNWQWSNSDDVIYSNWRADVFCASVNSDGKWTDLPCHLQKAFMCYKETSNITERYTLIEQLKTWTEAQQYCREHHTDLVSIKNASENEEIVKKAQGKPLWIGLFNEPWKWSHQGDNYTFHSWSNVEPNNWEGDENCVAMSKTDGWNDYGCKNQNSFFCCEGGSSGQCFYEGTGKTWQEAQSYCRNQGRDLPTIQDQARVNKLIALIPSTSNWYYWIGLYRDKENWQWSSGGDVIYSNWEPYLFCASVNAEGEWEDSLCSQSNYFMCYSETSNITERYTLIKELKTWTEAQQYCREHHTDLVSIKNASENEEIVKKAQGKTFWIGLFNEPWKWSHQGDSYTFHSWSKGEPNNGRGDENCVMMSKTGEWTDTGCNSQKSFFCCEEAEFSSPSSTPVSQDKMAIARVKLNVPKGMNLEDPKVSESILEQIREHLSKNFPMDGINLRWRKQDGKIFHKEEEEEEEEEKYFMP